The following proteins come from a genomic window of Portunus trituberculatus isolate SZX2019 chromosome 35, ASM1759143v1, whole genome shotgun sequence:
- the LOC123512935 gene encoding uncharacterized protein LOC123512935 isoform X1, whose product MSQQRLDLPYLGEPAQARLMPRSIAGSVSALSTTSRISRVSHATTIRSVASLTGTLKTRTGLSIPILPDAFITNVQRGSLIAATYSIIQGLFAMVTGLFDIYALFLAAPSSSRYGFYLFSYDFVYAGNQNVRNSLMLFGGITAAGGLSLIVTSVLLLQGLRKENEMRLEPWIWCMAIFTVWRSLVIIYASIVNDMVFTYHILMCLLWILFILGNVYAWLVVHSFYHELCEVTKLEDVARVKMETMSTMGYSCPTTPGAQSTYSTQMDYKV is encoded by the exons ATGTCTCAACAGCGATTGGACTTGCCCTATTTGGGTGAACCTGCTCAAGCAAGATT GATGCCGCGCTCAATAGCTGGCAGTGTGTCAGCGCTCTCCACCACCTCACGAATCTCAAGAGTATCTCATGCCACTACCATCCGCTCTGTGGCTTCCCTCACGGGCACACTCAAAACTAGGACTGGCTTGTCCATCCCCATTCTTCCTGATGCTTTCATCACCAATGTGCAGCGGGGCTCTTTGATCGCTGCCACATATTCCATA ATTCAAGGACTTTTTGCCATGGTGACTGGATTGTTTGACATCTATGCCCTGTTTCTTGCTGCACCAAGCTCCAGTCGCTATGGATTCTACTTGTTCTCTTATGACTTTGTGTATGCAGGCAATCAAAATG TACGGAATTCTTTGATGCTGTTTGGAGGAATAACTGCAGCTGGAGGACTGTCTCTCATTGTAACCAGTGTGCTGTTGCTGCAAGGCCTGAGAAAG GAGAACGAGATGCGTCTTGAGCCATGGATCTGGTGCATGGCTATCTTCACAGTGTGGCGGTCACTTGTCATCATCTATGCATCGATTGTCAATGATATGGTCTTCACCTACCATATCCTCATGTGCCTGTTGTGGATTCTCTTCATCCTTGGAAATGTGTATGCCTGGTTGGTTGTCCACTCCTTCTACCATGAGCTGTGTGAAGTTACCAAGCTGGAGGATGTTGCTAGAGTCAAG ATGGAGACTATGAGCACCATGGGGTACAGTTGTCCTACCACTCCTGGAGCACAATCCACTTATTCCACACAGATGGATTATAAAGTCTAG
- the LOC123512935 gene encoding uncharacterized protein LOC123512935 isoform X2 → MPRSIAGSVSALSTTSRISRVSHATTIRSVASLTGTLKTRTGLSIPILPDAFITNVQRGSLIAATYSIIQGLFAMVTGLFDIYALFLAAPSSSRYGFYLFSYDFVYAGNQNVRNSLMLFGGITAAGGLSLIVTSVLLLQGLRKENEMRLEPWIWCMAIFTVWRSLVIIYASIVNDMVFTYHILMCLLWILFILGNVYAWLVVHSFYHELCEVTKLEDVARVKMETMSTMGYSCPTTPGAQSTYSTQMDYKV, encoded by the exons ATGCCGCGCTCAATAGCTGGCAGTGTGTCAGCGCTCTCCACCACCTCACGAATCTCAAGAGTATCTCATGCCACTACCATCCGCTCTGTGGCTTCCCTCACGGGCACACTCAAAACTAGGACTGGCTTGTCCATCCCCATTCTTCCTGATGCTTTCATCACCAATGTGCAGCGGGGCTCTTTGATCGCTGCCACATATTCCATA ATTCAAGGACTTTTTGCCATGGTGACTGGATTGTTTGACATCTATGCCCTGTTTCTTGCTGCACCAAGCTCCAGTCGCTATGGATTCTACTTGTTCTCTTATGACTTTGTGTATGCAGGCAATCAAAATG TACGGAATTCTTTGATGCTGTTTGGAGGAATAACTGCAGCTGGAGGACTGTCTCTCATTGTAACCAGTGTGCTGTTGCTGCAAGGCCTGAGAAAG GAGAACGAGATGCGTCTTGAGCCATGGATCTGGTGCATGGCTATCTTCACAGTGTGGCGGTCACTTGTCATCATCTATGCATCGATTGTCAATGATATGGTCTTCACCTACCATATCCTCATGTGCCTGTTGTGGATTCTCTTCATCCTTGGAAATGTGTATGCCTGGTTGGTTGTCCACTCCTTCTACCATGAGCTGTGTGAAGTTACCAAGCTGGAGGATGTTGCTAGAGTCAAG ATGGAGACTATGAGCACCATGGGGTACAGTTGTCCTACCACTCCTGGAGCACAATCCACTTATTCCACACAGATGGATTATAAAGTCTAG